Proteins co-encoded in one Ziziphus jujuba cultivar Dongzao chromosome 9, ASM3175591v1 genomic window:
- the LOC107426411 gene encoding F-box protein At2g27310, with product MTTSVASVEGMATLSTDLFYDILRRLDGPTLASAACACAAFSSISKEEMLWENVCSSMWPSTNRDDVKSLISSIGGFRKFYADCFPLIVNKEVSEYQWNNYREYPEEWTEAEYYGDTEEFESISPSDFVSIVDIRYKDKTICSKVLWGIPNANGFNGWFYNCPFRIDLLTYAARDDDDDGEVILSVSDGLPPIASMERERKDGKLWQELRDGLCLSWIVVNRKIKQAANLASWSPLGGQRHWPTDRDFVIRFGSILPARDILPCQVVECILSMKFRVIHTEGEGVQTTLKLTELSMQLEDMEGSHVNGRNSLLILKEALSCHRSKNYSEVLESCHLYSKVQTELKEEKMRNESRLDRLCILSGIAAFITFCYYVL from the coding sequence ATGACAACATCAGTTGCATCGGTTGAGGGTATGGCAACATTGAGCACTGATCTTTTCTATGATATTTTGAGGCGTCTTGATGGACCGACATTGGCTAGTGCTGCATGTGCTTGTGCAGCATTCTCTTCCATCTCAAAAGAAGAGATGTTATGGGAAAATGTATGTTCATCTATGTGGCCTTCAACCAATAGGGACGACGTCAAAAGTTTAATTTCATCTATTGGTGGGTTTAGAAAGTTCTATGCAGATTGTTTTCCCCTTATTGTAAACAAGGAAGTTTCTGAATATCAATGGAATAACTATCGGGAGTATCCTGAAGAATGGACTGAGGCTGAATACTATGGTGACACAGAGGAGTTTGAAAGTATATCACCATCGGATTTTGTTTCTATTGTCGATATCAGGTATAAAGATAAAACAATCTGCTCCAAAGTTCTTTGGGGAATTCCAAATGCAAATGGCTTCAATGGATGGTTTTACAACTGCCCATTTCGGATTGATCTTCTCACTTATGCAGCtagagatgatgatgatgatggtgaagtTATCCTTTCAGTATCTGATGGTTTGCCACCAATTGCAAGCatggagagagaaaggaaagatgGGAAGTTATGGCAGGAGCTCCGTGATGGACTTTGCCTTAGTTGGATTGTtgtaaacagaaaaataaagcaaGCTGCTAATCTCGCTAGCTGGAGCCCTCTTGGTGGGCAGAGACATTGGCCTACAGACAGAGATTTTGTGATTCGCTTTGGATCTATTCTTCCTGCCAGAGACATCCTTCCATGTCAGGTAGTAGAATGCATTCTCAGTATGAAGTTCAGAGTGATTCACACAGAAGGAGAGGGTGTCCAGACAACTCTTAAGCTAACGGAGCTAAGCATGCAGTTGGAAGACATGGAAGGTTCTCATGTTAATGGAAGAAACAGTTTGCTTATTCTTAAGGAGGCACTAAGCTGCCATCGGAGCAAAAACTACAGCGAAGTGCTCGAATCCTGTCATTTGTACTCAAAGGTGCAGACCGAGTTAAAAGAGGAGAAGATGAGAAATGAAAGCCGGTTAGACAGACTCTGTATCTTAAGTGGAATTGCTGCATTCATAACGTTTTGTTACTATGTTTTGTGA
- the LOC107426441 gene encoding protein trichome birefringence-like 10 isoform X2 yields MSKTTPPEDSSDKMTHLMFLKKFKHLNPLEPSLGTLGFILIIVLFVSCFFYLDSLSVARRIRSQGVAWLGVHGASSMPSSSSSSLSSPCENARPQFLDEGGDECDVFDGNWVWDETYPLYQSQNCSIMDQGFRCSESGRPDAFYTKWRWQPKACNLPRFDAGKMLEKLRNKRLVFVGDSIGRNQWESLLCMLSSAVPNKTSVYEVNGNPISKHSGFLVFKFADFNCRVEYYRSPFLVPLGHPPARTPAKVKSTLRVDQMDWSSNSWKNADVLILNAGHWWSYEKTLRQGCYFQEGKEVKMNMSVETAFRRSIETVINFISTQVDTSKTHVFFRTFSPLHFSCWM; encoded by the exons ATGTCTAAGACTACTCCTCCAGAGGACTCAAGTGACAAGATGACCCACTTGATGTTCTTGAAGAAATTCAAGCACTTGAACCCTCTTGAGCCTTCTTTGGGCACTCTTGGCTTCATCTTGATCATTGTTCTCTTCGTTAGTTGCTTCTTTTACTTGGATTCCCTCTCTGTTGCTCGTCGGATTCGCTCTCAAGGGGTAGCTTGGCTGGGAGTACACGGTGCTTCATCAatgccatcatcatcatcatcttctttgtCTTCACCTTGTGAGAATGCACGGCCGCAATTTCTTGATGAAGGTGGAGATGAGTGTGATGTGTTTGATGGGAATTGGGTTTGGGACGAGACCTACCCTCTGTATCAGTCTCAAAATTGCTCTATCATGGACCAGGGTTTTAGATGCTCTGAGAGTGGCAGACCTGATGCTTTCTATACCAAATGGCGTTGGCAACCCAAAGCTTGTAACTTGCCCAG ATTTGATGCAGGGAAGATGCTGGAAAAGCTACGGAACAAGCGCCTTGTATTTGTTGGTGACTCAATTGGTAGGAACCAATGGGAATCCCTCCTCTGCATGCTTTCCTCTGCTGTTCCTAACAAAACCTCAGTCTATGAGGTGAATGGGAATCCAATCTCAAAGCATTCGGGTTTCTTGGTGTTCAAGTTTGCAGACTTCAACTGCAGAGTTGAATACTACAGATCGCCATTTCTTGTTCCGCTGGGCCATCCTCCAGCCAGGACCCCGGCAAAAGTGAAGTCGACTTTGAGAGTGGATCAAATGGACTGGAGTTCCAACAGCTGGAAAAATGCAGATGTGTTAATTCTCAATGCTGGCCATTGGTGGAGTTACGAGAAGACCTTAAGACA GGGTTGTTACTTTCAAGAAGGGAAGGAAGTGAAGATGAATATGAGTGTTGAAACTGCATTTCGGAGATCTATTGAGACAgtgataaattttattagtaCTCAAGTTGACACAAGCAAGACGCATGTCTTCTTCCGAACCTTTTCTCCTCTCCATTTCAG TTGCTGGATGTAA
- the LOC125424090 gene encoding antifungal protein ginkbilobin-like protein — protein sequence MEIHVKFSAIMLGFFCIINLVRTTPNTNVTNVLCNSGVYTGGDPFVTSLAYVLEELETKTSSTDNYNYFNISPYPNAFAYGHASCNRNLTSSDCTTCLGAAKTTMLGTCQSRIGARAVLRDCGIRYEQYPFTE from the coding sequence ATGGAAATTCATGTCAAATTTTCAGCAATTATGCTGGGATTCTTTTGCATCATCAATCTGGTCAGAACCACTCCAAACACAAATGTTACCAACGTTCTCTGCAATTCCGGTGTGTATACAGGCGGCGATCCTTTCGTAACAAGTCTAGCCTACGTTCTCGAAGAATTAGAGACAAAAACCTCGTCCACCGACAATTACAATTATTTCAACATTTCTCCTTATCCTAATGCTTTTGCCTATGGTCATGCTTCTTGTAACAGAAACCTTACAAGCTCAGACTGCACTACGTGTCTTGGTGCTGCCAAGACGACCATGTTAGGTACATGTCAAAGCCGGATAGGGGCCCGGGCTGTGCTTCGTGATTGTGGAATTAGGTATGAGCAATACCCATTTACagaatag
- the LOC107426439 gene encoding transcription factor BHLH42 has translation MDAPPSSHLQSMLQAAVQSVQWTYSLFWQFCPQQGILVWADGYYNGAIKTRKTVQPMEVTAEEASLQRSQQLRELYDSLSAGETNQPARRPCASLSPEDLTESEWFYLMCVSFSFPPGIGLPGKAYTRRQHVWLTGANEVDSKIFSRAILAKSARIQTVVCVPLLDGVVEFGTTEKVQEDLGFIQHVKTFFVDHQHQHPPPPPPKPALSEHSTSNPATSSDHPLFQSPPLPAIYTASDPPENRNLEDEDEELGEEEEEDEVEADSDSEAETGRDNALTVSAQNLPVSDSAAAAEPSELMQLEMSEDIRLGSPDDASNNLDSDFHLLAVSQSGNHPEDHQRRADSYRAESTRRWPMVTDTLESGLQPPPSSGAPLLDEFTQDTHYSQTVSNILQNQPSRWGDSSLPSINYVTCSTQSAFAKWTFRSDHHDAPTEVTSQWLLKYILFSVPFLHTKYRDENSPKSRDADAASRFRKGTPQDELSANHVLAERRRREKLNERFIMLRSLVPFVTKMDKASILGDTIEYLKQLRKKIQDLEAHNRQMEIDHQRSRSSEIQRTSSSGSLKDQQRSGVTAVDRARVGPPPPSDKRKLRIVEGSGGGAKPKTVESPPPPLSPTSTATSVQVSIIECEGLLELQCQYREGLLLDVMQLLRDLRIETTTVQSSLNNGTFVAELRAKVKENLNGKKTSIVEVKRAINQIIPHTDTL, from the exons ATGGATGCACCGCCGAGTAGTCATCTCCAAAGCATGTTACAAGCGGCGGTGCAATCTGTTCAATGGACTTACAGTCTCTTCTGGCAATTCTGTCCACAACAAGg GATTTTAGTTTGGGCAGATGGGTATTACAATGGAGCAATCAAGACAAGAAAGACAGTACAACCTATGGAAGTTACTGCTGAGGAAGCTTCCCTTCAGAGGAGTCAGCAGCTCAGAGAGCTTTACGACTCGCTGTCTGCCGGAGAGACAAACCAACCGGCAAGGCGGCCTTGCGCATCTTTGTCACCAGAGGACTTAACTGAGTCGGAGTGGTTCTATTTGATGTGCgtctcattttcatttcctcCGGGAATTGG GTTGCCGGGAAAAGCATATACAAGGAGGCAGCATGTATGGCTTACGGGTGCAAACGAGGTTGATAGTAAAATCTTTTCTAGAGCCATTCTAGCCAAG AGTGCTCGTATTCAG ACAGTGGTGTGCGTTCCGTTACTAGACGGCGTCGTTGAATTTGGTACGACAGAAAAG gTTCAAGAGGATCTTGGGTTCATTCAACACGTCAAGACCTTCTTCGTGGACCATCAACACCAACACCCTCCTCCTCCCCCACCCAAACCAGCACTCTCCGAGCACTCCACTTCCAATCCCGCCACCTCCTCCGACCACCCTCTTTTCCAGTCTCCTCCTCTCCCCGCCATTTACACCGCATCCGACCCTCCTGAAAACAGAAACCTAGAAGACGAAGACGAGGAGTTaggagaagaagaggaggaagacGAGGTCGAAGCAGACTCGGACTCCGAGGCAGAGACAGGACGTGATAATGCTCTGACAGTGTCGGCCCAGAACCTTCCGGTTTCTGACTCAGCTGCAGCGGCCGAGCCCAGCGAGTTAATGCAGCTGGAAATGTCGGAGGATATCCGGTTGGGTTCGCCTGACGACGCATCCAATAATTTGGACTCAGATTTTCACTTGCTGGCCGTGAGCCAGTCGGGGAACCACCCAGAGGATCACCAGCGGCGAGCTGACTCCTATCGAGCCGAGTCGACACGGCGGTGGCCGATGGTAACGGACACATTGGAAAGTGGGCTTCAACCACCGCCTTCTTCTG GAGCCCCTCTACTTGACGAATTCACACAGGACACTCACTACTCGCAAACCGTATCCAATATCCTCCAGAACCAGCCCAGCAGGTGGGGGGACTCATCGTTGCCGTCCATCAATTACGTCACCTGCTCCACCCAATCGGCATTTGCCAAGTGGACGTTCCGTTCAGACCACCACGATGCTCCTACGGAGGTCACTTCCCAGTGGCTTCTGAAATACATACTGTTCAGCGTGCCGTTCCTCCACACCAAGTACCGCGACGAGAACTCGCCGAAATCGAGGGACGCCGACGCCGCCTCTCGCTTCCGCAAAGGCACTCCGCAAGACGAGCTCAGCGCCAACCATGTCTTGGCCGAACGACGCCGTCGCGAGAAGCTGAACGAGAGGTTCATCATGCTCAGGTCCTTAGTTCCCTTCGTCACCAAAATGGACAAGGCCTCCATTTTAGGGGACACGATCGAGTACTTGAAGCAACTCAGGAAGAAGATTCAGGATCTCGAGGCGCATAACCGGCAGATGGAGATCGATCACCAACGGTCGAGATCCAGTGAGATACAGAGGACGAGCAGCAGTGGTAGTTTGAAAGACCAACAGAGGAGCGGGGTCACCGCTGTGGATCGGGCCCGGGTCGGCCCACCGCCCCCGTCGGATAAAAGGAAGTTGAGAATCGTAGAGGGGAGTGGCGGCGGTGCGAAGCCGAAGACGGTGGAGTCGCCGCCTCCGCCATTATCGCCGACATCGACGGCGACGTCGGTACAGGTGTCGATCATAGAGTGCGAGGGTTTGTTGGAGCTGCAGTGTCAGTATAGAGAAGGGTTATTACTGGATGTGATGCAATTGCTTCGGGACCTACGGATTGAGACCACTACAGTCCAGTCCTCCTTGAATAACGGCACCTTCGTAGCTGAACTAAGGGCCAAG gTGAAGGAGAATTTGAATGGGAAGAAAACGAGCATTGTGGAGGTGAAGAGagcaataaatcaaataatacccCATACTGACACGTTATAG
- the LOC107426441 gene encoding protein trichome birefringence-like 10 isoform X1 yields the protein MSKTTPPEDSSDKMTHLMFLKKFKHLNPLEPSLGTLGFILIIVLFVSCFFYLDSLSVARRIRSQGVAWLGVHGASSMPSSSSSSLSSPCENARPQFLDEGGDECDVFDGNWVWDETYPLYQSQNCSIMDQGFRCSESGRPDAFYTKWRWQPKACNLPRFDAGKMLEKLRNKRLVFVGDSIGRNQWESLLCMLSSAVPNKTSVYEVNGNPISKHSGFLVFKFADFNCRVEYYRSPFLVPLGHPPARTPAKVKSTLRVDQMDWSSNSWKNADVLILNAGHWWSYEKTLRQGCYFQEGKEVKMNMSVETAFRRSIETVINFISTQVDTSKTHVFFRTFSPLHFRGGDWNTGGGCHLETLPDLGARPVRSERHFNIVYEVLAERSDEFQTMKLDMLNVTNMSWGRKDGHSSVYYRGPKHGKAALNHQDCSHWCLPGVPDSWNELLYALFLKRELIRTRNLTKSY from the exons ATGTCTAAGACTACTCCTCCAGAGGACTCAAGTGACAAGATGACCCACTTGATGTTCTTGAAGAAATTCAAGCACTTGAACCCTCTTGAGCCTTCTTTGGGCACTCTTGGCTTCATCTTGATCATTGTTCTCTTCGTTAGTTGCTTCTTTTACTTGGATTCCCTCTCTGTTGCTCGTCGGATTCGCTCTCAAGGGGTAGCTTGGCTGGGAGTACACGGTGCTTCATCAatgccatcatcatcatcatcttctttgtCTTCACCTTGTGAGAATGCACGGCCGCAATTTCTTGATGAAGGTGGAGATGAGTGTGATGTGTTTGATGGGAATTGGGTTTGGGACGAGACCTACCCTCTGTATCAGTCTCAAAATTGCTCTATCATGGACCAGGGTTTTAGATGCTCTGAGAGTGGCAGACCTGATGCTTTCTATACCAAATGGCGTTGGCAACCCAAAGCTTGTAACTTGCCCAG ATTTGATGCAGGGAAGATGCTGGAAAAGCTACGGAACAAGCGCCTTGTATTTGTTGGTGACTCAATTGGTAGGAACCAATGGGAATCCCTCCTCTGCATGCTTTCCTCTGCTGTTCCTAACAAAACCTCAGTCTATGAGGTGAATGGGAATCCAATCTCAAAGCATTCGGGTTTCTTGGTGTTCAAGTTTGCAGACTTCAACTGCAGAGTTGAATACTACAGATCGCCATTTCTTGTTCCGCTGGGCCATCCTCCAGCCAGGACCCCGGCAAAAGTGAAGTCGACTTTGAGAGTGGATCAAATGGACTGGAGTTCCAACAGCTGGAAAAATGCAGATGTGTTAATTCTCAATGCTGGCCATTGGTGGAGTTACGAGAAGACCTTAAGACA GGGTTGTTACTTTCAAGAAGGGAAGGAAGTGAAGATGAATATGAGTGTTGAAACTGCATTTCGGAGATCTATTGAGACAgtgataaattttattagtaCTCAAGTTGACACAAGCAAGACGCATGTCTTCTTCCGAACCTTTTCTCCTCTCCATTTCAG AGGTGGGGATTGGAATACTGGAGGTGGTTGTCACTTAGAAACGCTACCTGACTTGGGTGCACGTCCTGTTCGATCCGAGAGACATTTTAATATTGTCTATGAAGTGTTAGCAGAACGTTCAGATGAGTTCCAAACGATGAAATTAGATATGCTGAATGTGACAAATATGTCTTGGGGGAGAAAAGATGGCCATTCGTCAGTTTACTATCGAGGGCCTAAACATGGGAAAGCCGCTCTAAACCATCAAGACTGCAGCCACTGGTGCCTGCCTGGTGTGCCTGATTCATGGAATGAGCTTCTTTATGCTCTTTTCCTTAAGCGAGAATTGATCCGCACAAgaaatttaacaaaatcatactaa
- the LOC107426404 gene encoding aluminum-activated malate transporter 8 — protein MDSTVITIPVSEPPVVGPPTKEKKKFKLPKIFNTIICFIKDKIRNKQDMRKLIHSIKVGVSLVLVSFLYLLNPLYERVGDNAMWAIMTVVVVFEFFAGATVRKGLNRGMGTILGGSLGCLAAALAQKVGGIGDSIIVSISVFIFGVAATYFRMIPSIKKKYDYGAMIFLLTFNLVVVSGIRAEKVLELARERLLTIGMGFAVCVFISLLVFPTWASDELHDSIASNFLHLATSIEGCLDEYFKAVEEKENQPTSSISNCKSVLNSKSQDESLANFANWEPWHGKFGLYHPWDKYLKIGDLLRELSAAILSLKDCLRSPKQPSSTMRQSIRQPCEAVGVSLAWTLKELGENIKEMKRVQQADMIAPKLKSMSLELSSVISSSKLEQLENVDGLAIASFIFMLMEMVEKVEKLVKEVEEFGDLAGFKDQ, from the exons ATGGATTCGACCGTGATAACCATTCCGGTTTCTGAACCACCAGTTGTTGGTCCTCCtactaaagagaaaaagaaattcaaacttcctaaaatatttaataccaTTATTTGCTTCATCAAAGATAAAATCAGAAACAAGCAGGACATGAGAAAGCTGATTCATAGCATCAAGGTTGGAGTTTCTCTGGTTCTGGTTTCCTTTCTCTATCTCCTTAATCCTCTTTATGAGCGAGTTGGAGATAATGCCATGTGGGCAATAATGACTGTTGTGGTCGTCTTCGAGTTCTTCGCAG GAGCTACAGTTAGGAAAGGCTTAAACCGTGGAATGGGAACCATTTTAGGAGGAAGTTTAGGCTGTTTAGCAGCAGCTTTAGCTCAAAAAGTTGGTGGAATCGGCGACTCCATAATCGTCTCCATTTCTGTATTTATCTTTG GTGTTGCTGCAACATACTTTCGAATGATTCCGAGCATCAAGAAGAAATACGATTATGGAGCAATGATATTCCTCCTGACCTTCAATCTGGTAGTGGTTTCTGGTATACGTGCTGAGAAAGTTTTAGAATTAGCCCGTGAACGCCTCTTGACCATAGGTATGGGTTTTGCCGTATGCGTTTTCATAAGCTTGTTGGTCTTCCCCACATGGGCTAGCGATGAACTTCACGACTCTATAGCTTCCAACTTCCTACACCTTGCAACCTCCATTGAAG GATGCTTGGATGAATACTTCAAAGCAGTCgaagagaaagaaaaccaaCCCACTTCAAGTATTAGCAATTGCAAATCGGTGTTGAATTCCAAGTCCCAGGACGAATCACTG GCAAATTTTGCAAACTGGGAACCTTGGCATGGCAAATTTGGGCTTTACCATCCATGGGATAAGTATCTAAAAATAGGAGATCTTCTCAGAGAGCTATCTGCTGCAATTCTTTCCCTCAAAGACTGTCTGCGGTCTCCTAAGCAg CCTTCATCAACTATGAGACAGTCAATTAGACAGCCATGTGAAGCAGTTGGGGTTTCACTTGCATGGACGCTAAAAGAGCTTGGAGAGAATATCAAGGAAATGAAAAGAGTTCAGCAAGCGGATATGATAGCACCAAAGTTGAAGTCAATGAGTTTGGAGTTAAGCTCTGTGATTTCTTCATCAAAGCTAGAACAGCTTGAGAATGTTGATGGACTGGCCATTGCTAGTTTTATTTTCATGCTGATGGAGATGGTGGAAAAGGTTGAAAAACTGGTAAAAGAGGTTGAAGAATTTGGTGACCTTGCTGGTTTCAAGGATCAATAG